Proteins encoded by one window of Silvibacterium dinghuense:
- a CDS encoding serine hydrolase domain-containing protein, producing the protein MTALREPIPESAAAGRTRFAAARALLEQAVTEQAFPGAAYGLLYQGEVLALDAVGRFTYEPDSPAVMHDTIYDLASVSKVMATTAIAMWLYDRRRLDLDLALGEVLPGFVVGGHHDPRRVRVTLRHLLAHASGLPGYGRLFEQNGTPSAMMRAALEMPLEAEPGTRVEYSDIGFMLLGKALEVLAGESLDALFAREIAAPLGLGSARYNPPQDWRSLIPPTELDTWYRHRAIQGEVQDENCHALGGVSGHAGLFAHVQDVLRFAACMLAGGRTSHGGQLFSGMTVDLFSARQPEPPGTSRALGWDTPSQPSSSGNYFGPHSIGHLGYAGTSLWIDRDRSLAAVLLTNRTWPNRQTKAIQQVRPRFHDALLEAVSASD; encoded by the coding sequence ATGACGGCGCTACGCGAGCCCATCCCGGAGTCCGCAGCCGCAGGCCGCACGCGCTTTGCCGCGGCTCGCGCCTTGCTGGAGCAGGCGGTTACGGAGCAAGCCTTTCCGGGAGCGGCCTATGGCCTGCTTTATCAGGGCGAAGTGCTTGCGCTCGATGCGGTTGGCCGCTTTACCTATGAGCCGGATTCGCCGGCTGTCATGCACGATACGATCTACGATCTGGCCAGCGTCTCCAAGGTGATGGCTACGACGGCGATTGCGATGTGGCTCTATGACCGCCGGCGCCTGGATCTCGATCTTGCGCTGGGCGAGGTGCTGCCCGGTTTTGTCGTCGGTGGCCATCATGATCCGCGGCGTGTTCGTGTGACGTTGCGCCATCTGTTGGCGCATGCTTCCGGGCTGCCCGGATACGGCCGCCTCTTCGAGCAGAACGGGACTCCGTCTGCGATGATGCGGGCTGCGCTGGAGATGCCGCTCGAAGCCGAGCCCGGCACGCGCGTGGAGTATTCCGATATTGGATTTATGCTTCTTGGCAAGGCGCTGGAGGTGCTTGCTGGAGAAAGCCTGGACGCGCTCTTTGCGCGAGAGATTGCCGCACCGCTCGGGCTCGGAAGCGCGCGGTACAATCCTCCGCAGGATTGGCGTTCCTTGATTCCGCCGACGGAACTGGACACGTGGTATCGCCATCGCGCGATCCAGGGCGAGGTGCAGGATGAGAACTGCCACGCGCTGGGCGGAGTGAGCGGCCATGCCGGTCTGTTTGCGCATGTGCAGGATGTATTGCGATTTGCTGCCTGCATGCTTGCCGGGGGGCGAACCTCTCACGGGGGGCAGCTTTTTTCGGGTATGACTGTGGATCTTTTCTCTGCTCGCCAGCCGGAACCGCCTGGGACCTCGCGCGCGCTGGGCTGGGATACGCCGAGCCAGCCTTCGTCATCGGGAAATTATTTTGGTCCGCATTCTATCGGGCATCTCGGCTATGCGGGTACTTCGCTGTGGATTGACCGGGATCGCAGCCTGGCTGCGGTGCTGCTTACGAACCGCACATGGCCGAATCGGCAAACAAAAGCGATTCAGCAGGT
- a CDS encoding serine hydrolase, whose protein sequence is MLLLSASLPCTLAAQQPDAAAPHTMAEDAPLEAALHAAIASHNGHVAVFAEDLATGRTVAIDADTPVQTASVIKLAILYTALEEIRDGKAHFEDKLTLKHSDQVAGSGVLTFFDTPVTLTLKDALTMMIIMSDNTATNLAIDHLGLKNIDDQILALGLKNTWLYKKVFLPADGPMPADQKQFGLGKTTAREMASLFERFVTCNLNPPGTNTAATADDHALCNAAMHMLSNQFYRDSIPRYLEAQDATEAPSEIANKTGALDAVRNDVGVVFTKAGPVVISMFTWGNKDTSWTVDNQAEVLMAKLAKQIVGTWSSK, encoded by the coding sequence TTGCTCCTCCTCAGTGCTTCTCTGCCCTGCACCCTGGCCGCCCAGCAACCGGACGCAGCCGCGCCTCACACCATGGCCGAAGATGCTCCACTCGAAGCCGCACTGCATGCTGCGATTGCAAGCCATAACGGCCACGTCGCAGTCTTCGCGGAAGACCTGGCCACCGGGCGCACGGTCGCCATCGATGCGGACACGCCGGTGCAGACAGCATCGGTGATCAAACTGGCAATCCTCTACACCGCACTCGAAGAGATTCGTGATGGCAAGGCGCACTTTGAAGACAAGCTGACATTGAAGCACAGCGACCAGGTGGCAGGTTCGGGCGTGCTGACCTTCTTCGATACACCGGTGACACTGACACTCAAAGACGCGCTCACCATGATGATCATCATGAGCGACAACACAGCCACGAACCTCGCCATCGATCATCTCGGCCTCAAAAACATCGATGACCAGATCCTCGCACTCGGCCTCAAGAACACCTGGCTCTACAAGAAGGTTTTTCTCCCTGCCGACGGACCTATGCCTGCCGACCAAAAGCAGTTCGGTCTCGGCAAAACAACTGCGAGAGAGATGGCTTCCCTCTTCGAGCGCTTCGTCACCTGCAACCTCAATCCGCCAGGAACAAACACAGCGGCAACCGCTGACGATCACGCCCTCTGCAATGCAGCCATGCACATGCTGAGCAACCAATTTTATCGCGACAGCATTCCCCGCTATCTCGAGGCGCAGGATGCAACGGAAGCACCGTCGGAGATTGCCAATAAAACCGGCGCGCTCGATGCGGTGCGCAATGACGTCGGCGTAGTCTTCACCAAAGCCGGACCGGTCGTCATCTCGATGTTTACCTGGGGCAACAAGGACACCAGCTGGACAGTGGATAACCAGGCCGAGGTCCTAATGGCGAAACTGGCCAAACAGATCGTGGGCACCTGGAGCTCGAAGTAA
- a CDS encoding TrbI/VirB10 family protein, producing the protein MRWQRLTISAVLSTTCCAFTLAQDQATPASTAPAAAPAAQAATPPTPVVQTEGKVVVPAGTKVLLSLKAAVDTKTAQPGDPIFLTSTFPVIVGDRVIIPTGMDVQGVIDSVERPGKVKGRAKVTMHLTTLVFPNGSVVQIPASVNAVPGADGAKVHGKENTIEQDPGNVQDAKNVEHTTMTTAGLGGLATVGGGNTGAGVGYGALAGSVGGVAYTLLTRGKDVVLPVGQPLEMALQRPLILDKQNVYVPPVSTGVQYVPSPNQPKPLPKPSPQD; encoded by the coding sequence ATGCGCTGGCAGCGACTGACAATCTCCGCGGTTCTATCAACAACTTGTTGCGCGTTCACCCTCGCGCAGGATCAGGCCACACCGGCATCCACGGCACCGGCTGCTGCTCCTGCCGCGCAGGCGGCAACACCGCCGACTCCCGTGGTGCAGACCGAGGGCAAGGTTGTAGTTCCGGCAGGCACCAAAGTTCTGCTCTCGCTCAAGGCCGCCGTGGACACCAAGACTGCGCAGCCCGGCGATCCGATCTTTCTGACCTCCACCTTTCCTGTCATTGTGGGTGACCGCGTCATCATCCCGACAGGCATGGATGTACAGGGAGTTATCGATAGCGTGGAGCGCCCCGGCAAAGTAAAAGGCCGCGCCAAGGTGACCATGCATCTGACCACGCTGGTCTTTCCCAACGGCTCGGTCGTACAGATTCCGGCAAGCGTGAACGCAGTGCCAGGAGCCGACGGGGCCAAGGTCCACGGCAAAGAAAACACCATTGAGCAGGATCCCGGCAACGTGCAGGACGCTAAGAATGTCGAGCACACCACCATGACTACCGCAGGCCTCGGCGGCCTCGCCACCGTCGGCGGAGGGAACACGGGTGCGGGCGTCGGATACGGCGCGCTCGCCGGCAGTGTTGGCGGCGTGGCCTACACTCTCCTCACCCGCGGCAAGGATGTGGTGCTGCCCGTGGGGCAGCCGCTCGAAATGGCGCTGCAAAGGCCGCTCATTCTCGATAAGCAGAATGTCTACGTGCCTCCGGTGAGCACCGGGGTGCAATATGTTCCGTCTCCCAACCAGCCCAAACCTCTGCCCAAGCCCAGCCCTCAGGATTAG
- the lepB gene encoding signal peptidase I, which translates to MSESNQETQTPEQSADGAAAAANRATPSHLRLWIRDVLVSVAASFLIITFLYQPVRVEGTSMQPELRDQDRLFINKFAYRFESISRGDVVVFHYPRDPQKSYIKRVIALPGDSLRIDDGRVFVNGNRVSEPYVPLRYQDERSMPEIVIPRDAYFVMGDHRSISSDSRDFGPVDRELIYGKAAFIYWPADNIGLIH; encoded by the coding sequence ATGAGCGAGTCGAATCAGGAGACGCAGACGCCGGAACAAAGCGCAGACGGCGCTGCCGCAGCGGCCAATCGCGCCACTCCTTCGCATCTTCGCCTCTGGATTCGCGATGTGCTGGTCTCCGTCGCCGCCTCATTCCTGATCATCACGTTTCTCTATCAGCCGGTGCGCGTGGAAGGCACCAGCATGCAGCCCGAGCTGCGCGATCAGGACCGCCTCTTCATCAACAAGTTCGCCTATCGTTTTGAAAGCATCTCACGCGGCGACGTCGTGGTTTTTCACTATCCCCGCGATCCGCAGAAGAGCTACATCAAGCGCGTCATTGCTCTACCCGGCGACTCACTGCGCATCGATGACGGCCGCGTATTCGTGAACGGCAACCGCGTCAGCGAACCCTATGTTCCGCTCCGCTATCAGGACGAGCGCTCCATGCCTGAGATCGTGATTCCCCGCGATGCGTACTTCGTCATGGGCGATCATCGTTCCATCTCGAGCGACAGCCGCGACTTCGGCCCCGTCGATCGCGAGCTCATCTACGGCAAAGCTGCCTTCATCTACTGGCCCGCCGACAACATCGGCCTCATCCACTGA
- the aroA gene encoding 3-phosphoshikimate 1-carboxyvinyltransferase produces the protein MSSTEVQTERIVAPARNILGSLRLPGDKSISHRYALLGGLAAGKSRFTNFSSGADCASSLACVEALGAKVTRTAEAIEVEGVGGVFTPSSNPLDCGNSGSTMRMLAGLLAPQQGSFTLIGDASLTRRPMERVRKPLSQMGAEIELTEGHAPVTIHGKALKAMDYTTPVPSAQVKSAVLFAGLQAEGTTIVREAVRTRDHSELALRAFGAQVERTLESVSIVGGQKLQAIEAAVPGDMSSAAFFLCAAALFPQSNLIFDGLGMNPTRATLLDVLTALGAHIGVLNLEDKHGELVGTVQVNAPADGLTGTTISGALAAQLIDELPVISAIAPYTKNGIRIRDAKELRVKESDRIALVAKNLRAMGAEVEEFEDGLDVPGGQKLRGAVIDAGGDHRIAMAFSVAALRAEGETVIRGAESAAISFPEFFDLLDRVAER, from the coding sequence TTGTCCTCGACCGAAGTCCAGACCGAACGCATCGTCGCCCCCGCCCGCAACATTCTCGGCAGCCTGCGCCTGCCCGGCGACAAGAGTATCTCTCACCGTTACGCATTGTTGGGCGGCTTGGCCGCGGGCAAGTCGCGCTTTACGAACTTTTCGAGCGGCGCGGACTGCGCCAGCAGCCTGGCCTGCGTCGAGGCGCTCGGCGCGAAGGTGACGCGCACGGCGGAGGCGATTGAAGTGGAAGGTGTCGGCGGTGTGTTTACGCCGTCTTCGAACCCGCTCGACTGCGGAAACTCGGGATCGACCATGCGCATGCTCGCTGGACTTCTGGCTCCGCAGCAGGGCAGCTTCACGCTGATCGGTGATGCCTCGCTGACACGCCGTCCGATGGAGCGCGTGCGTAAGCCGCTCTCGCAGATGGGCGCGGAGATCGAGCTCACCGAAGGGCACGCGCCGGTGACGATCCACGGCAAGGCTCTCAAGGCAATGGACTACACCACGCCGGTGCCAAGCGCGCAGGTGAAGTCGGCGGTTCTGTTTGCCGGGCTGCAGGCGGAGGGCACGACGATTGTGCGTGAAGCCGTGCGCACGCGCGACCACAGCGAGCTGGCTCTGCGGGCCTTCGGGGCGCAGGTGGAGCGCACGCTTGAGTCCGTCTCGATTGTCGGCGGGCAGAAGCTGCAGGCGATCGAAGCGGCGGTGCCGGGGGATATGTCCTCGGCGGCATTCTTTCTGTGCGCGGCGGCGCTCTTTCCGCAGTCGAACCTGATCTTTGACGGCCTGGGCATGAACCCGACGCGTGCCACGCTGCTCGATGTGCTGACCGCTCTGGGCGCGCACATCGGTGTGTTGAACCTGGAAGACAAGCACGGCGAGCTGGTCGGCACGGTGCAGGTCAATGCGCCGGCGGACGGCCTCACAGGCACGACGATTTCGGGCGCGCTGGCGGCGCAGCTGATCGATGAGCTGCCGGTCATCTCGGCGATTGCGCCTTACACGAAGAACGGCATCCGCATTCGCGACGCGAAGGAGCTGCGCGTGAAGGAGTCGGACCGTATCGCTCTGGTTGCGAAGAATCTGCGTGCCATGGGGGCCGAGGTCGAGGAGTTCGAAGACGGTCTCGATGTGCCAGGCGGCCAGAAGCTGCGCGGCGCGGTGATCGACGCGGGCGGCGACCATCGCATTGCGATGGCCTTCTCGGTTGCGGCGCTGCGTGCCGAGGGTGAGACCGTCATCCGTGGCGCCGAATCGGCAGCGATCTCGTTCCCCGAGTTTTTCGATCTGCTGGATCGTGTCGCAGAAAGATAG
- a CDS encoding alpha/beta hydrolase-fold protein produces MLKIRPASLAAVFALCLPFLTHAQSARFSVTFPASQSAQPLDGRLLLLLSNNTAEEPRNQIDDTPKSQMVFGVTVDHWKPGEPVLVDERAFGYPVRSLRDVPASDASRPRPAGALPPGEYMVQAVLNRYETFHRADGTTVKLHMDQGEGQHWNISPGNLYSKPQRITLNELAGLRKPFSLTLDQQIPPIPEPKDTKYIRHIKIQSALLTKFWGRPMYLSAIVLVPWGFDEHPDAHFPLIIFHDHFVDGFDNFRTEPPDPNLKPDYSDRFHIAGYNRIQQEEAYKFYQQWISPKFPRVLIVKIQHANPYYDDSYAVNSANVGPYGDAIETELIPAIEKQFRGLGAGWSRFVYGGSTGGWESLAVQVFYPDHYNGAFAACPDPIDFHAYTNIDLYHDKNAFYLYGANKTVEQPAMRDYLGHTTITTKQVNEYELALGDHGRSGEQFDIWQAIYGPVGKDGYPQPIFNKETGEIDHQTAEYWRQHYDLEHILETNWSTLGPKLQGKIHIYVGSDDTYFLNDAVYRMEDFLKSTSNPPYDGEVTYGPRAEHCWNGDPTQPNYLSRLHYNTMYLPKILDRIEKTAPAGADLTSWRY; encoded by the coding sequence ATGCTGAAGATTCGCCCTGCCTCGCTCGCTGCCGTCTTCGCCCTCTGCCTGCCCTTTCTCACACACGCGCAATCGGCCCGATTTTCGGTGACCTTCCCCGCCTCGCAGAGCGCCCAGCCTCTCGATGGACGCCTGCTTCTGCTGCTCTCGAACAACACGGCAGAGGAACCGCGCAACCAGATCGATGACACGCCAAAATCGCAAATGGTCTTCGGCGTAACCGTCGATCACTGGAAACCGGGCGAGCCCGTCCTCGTCGATGAGCGCGCCTTCGGCTACCCGGTCCGCAGCCTGAGAGACGTCCCCGCATCCGATGCATCGCGGCCTCGCCCCGCAGGCGCGCTGCCACCCGGTGAATACATGGTGCAAGCCGTACTCAACCGGTATGAGACCTTCCACCGCGCCGATGGCACCACCGTAAAACTCCACATGGATCAGGGTGAGGGCCAGCACTGGAACATCTCCCCCGGCAATCTCTACAGCAAACCGCAGCGCATCACCCTCAACGAGCTGGCAGGGTTACGAAAGCCCTTCAGCCTCACGCTCGATCAGCAGATCCCGCCCATTCCCGAGCCCAAAGATACGAAGTACATCCGGCACATCAAAATCCAGAGCGCGCTGCTGACAAAGTTCTGGGGACGGCCCATGTATCTCTCCGCCATCGTGCTCGTGCCCTGGGGCTTCGACGAGCATCCCGACGCGCACTTCCCGCTCATCATTTTTCACGATCACTTCGTCGACGGTTTCGACAACTTCCGCACCGAACCGCCCGATCCGAACCTGAAACCCGACTACTCCGACCGCTTTCACATCGCCGGATACAACCGCATCCAGCAGGAAGAGGCGTACAAGTTTTACCAGCAGTGGATCAGCCCCAAGTTCCCGCGCGTGCTCATCGTCAAAATCCAGCACGCGAACCCGTACTATGACGATTCCTACGCCGTGAACTCGGCCAACGTCGGCCCCTACGGAGATGCCATCGAGACCGAGCTGATCCCGGCCATCGAGAAGCAGTTCCGCGGCCTCGGCGCAGGCTGGTCTCGCTTCGTCTACGGTGGTTCCACCGGCGGATGGGAATCGCTCGCCGTGCAGGTCTTCTATCCCGACCACTACAACGGAGCCTTCGCCGCCTGCCCCGACCCCATCGACTTCCACGCCTATACCAATATCGATCTCTACCACGACAAGAACGCCTTCTATCTCTACGGCGCGAATAAAACCGTCGAGCAGCCCGCCATGCGCGACTACCTCGGCCACACCACCATCACAACGAAGCAGGTCAACGAATACGAGCTCGCCCTCGGCGATCACGGCCGCTCAGGCGAGCAGTTCGATATCTGGCAGGCCATCTACGGCCCCGTCGGCAAGGACGGCTACCCGCAGCCCATCTTCAACAAGGAGACCGGCGAGATCGATCACCAGACCGCCGAATACTGGCGTCAGCACTACGACCTCGAGCACATCCTCGAAACCAACTGGAGCACCCTCGGACCGAAGCTCCAGGGCAAGATCCACATCTACGTCGGCAGCGACGACACCTACTTCCTGAACGATGCTGTCTATCGCATGGAAGACTTCCTGAAATCCACCAGCAACCCGCCATACGACGGCGAAGTGACCTACGGCCCACGCGCCGAGCACTGCTGGAATGGCGATCCCACGCAACCCAACTACCTCTCACGCCTGCACTACAACACCATGTACCTGCCCAAGATCCTCGATCGCATCGAGAAAACCGCCCCTGCGGGCGCTGACCTCACCAGCTGGCGGTATTAG
- a CDS encoding DUF4239 domain-containing protein yields the protein MVTFMAVTLGLVLLLIACLEAGRRLRMRHTADEASSGLGVIDGAIFGLLGLLLAFAFSGADSRYEARRQLIVTETNAIGTAWLRIDLLPAEAQPAIRQDMRSYVDARIAFYRDLNDNPARARQDAAATTALQTKIWGESTAAARQSPLASTLPLVAQSLNDMIDITTTRSVALNTHPPLAIYILLLVLAVAASLVAGYGMGDRRRRSWLHTLVYAAALTMTIYTILDLEFPRIGLVRIDRYDKVLVDQRGSMN from the coding sequence ATGGTTACTTTTATGGCTGTGACTCTCGGACTCGTTCTCCTGCTCATCGCCTGCCTTGAAGCGGGCCGTCGCCTGCGCATGCGGCATACCGCAGACGAAGCCAGCTCGGGCCTCGGCGTCATCGACGGCGCCATCTTCGGCCTCCTCGGACTGCTGCTGGCCTTCGCCTTCTCCGGGGCTGACTCACGCTACGAAGCCCGCCGCCAGCTCATTGTCACGGAGACCAATGCCATCGGCACCGCGTGGCTGCGCATCGACCTTCTGCCCGCCGAAGCTCAGCCCGCGATTCGCCAGGATATGCGCTCGTATGTCGACGCCCGCATCGCCTTCTATCGCGACCTCAACGATAATCCAGCCCGCGCCCGGCAGGACGCGGCGGCCACCACTGCTCTGCAGACAAAGATCTGGGGCGAATCCACTGCGGCTGCCAGGCAATCTCCATTGGCTTCCACACTGCCACTCGTCGCGCAGTCGCTCAATGACATGATCGACATCACCACCACGCGCTCGGTCGCACTCAACACCCACCCGCCGCTCGCCATCTACATTCTGCTGCTGGTGCTCGCTGTAGCCGCCTCGCTGGTCGCCGGCTACGGCATGGGAGACAGGCGCAGACGGTCATGGCTGCATACGCTGGTTTACGCGGCTGCGCTGACGATGACCATCTACACCATCCTCGATCTCGAGTTCCCGCGCATCGGGCTCGTCCGCATCGACCGCTACGACAAGGTGCTGGTCGATCAACGCGGCAGCATGAACTAG
- a CDS encoding RNA methyltransferase has product MLPEEHSDRLRVVLVATRNPLNIGAAARAMSNFGFRRLRVVQPWEASFREAKSAVGASELLREAELFDSLDDAIADCSLVVGTAGLGPRQVEVPVRRLDDGAGLIREHVQHTPAAILFGSEKRGLSNDDIDRCHWLMHIPTRPAHESMNLGQAVAVTLYELAREATAPPVVPERKPASGEELERLTAMLLDLLATSGYTKPHTEEATAEKTRRMMRRLNPISKDAETLTGMLAKIRYKAERD; this is encoded by the coding sequence TTGCTTCCTGAAGAACACAGCGATCGTCTGCGCGTGGTGCTGGTGGCCACGCGCAATCCTTTGAACATTGGCGCGGCGGCGCGCGCGATGAGCAACTTCGGCTTTCGCCGTCTGCGTGTGGTGCAGCCCTGGGAAGCCTCGTTCCGCGAGGCGAAGTCCGCAGTGGGCGCCTCCGAGCTGCTGCGCGAGGCCGAACTCTTCGATTCGCTCGATGATGCGATTGCCGACTGCTCGCTGGTGGTGGGGACGGCGGGATTGGGGCCTCGGCAGGTCGAGGTACCGGTGCGTCGGCTGGATGACGGCGCAGGGCTGATTCGTGAACATGTGCAGCATACGCCGGCGGCTATTCTTTTCGGATCGGAAAAGCGCGGGCTCTCGAATGACGACATCGACCGGTGCCACTGGCTGATGCATATTCCCACGCGGCCGGCGCATGAATCGATGAACCTGGGGCAGGCCGTAGCGGTGACGCTCTACGAACTGGCGCGGGAGGCGACCGCGCCACCGGTTGTACCCGAGCGCAAGCCGGCGAGCGGGGAAGAACTGGAGCGGCTGACGGCAATGCTGCTCGATTTGCTGGCGACCAGCGGCTACACGAAACCGCACACCGAAGAGGCGACGGCCGAGAAGACGCGGCGCATGATGCGGCGGCTGAATCCGATCTCGAAAGATGCCGAGACGCTGACCGGCATGCTGGCCAAGATCCGCTATAAAGCGGAGCGCGACTAG
- a CDS encoding DinB family protein — MATETMEVSALTAEGVLKHWQGHRGLTRRVIEALPEDDLFSFSVGRMRPFSEMAWEFIRMAVPIVDGVATGKWEELKAEKPTTKSELLRLWDEQTAELDEKFPKIPPHRFSEVDVAFGQWKNAGIATIQYAIDNEIHHRGQGYVYLRVLGIEPPPFWERPM; from the coding sequence ATGGCGACGGAAACGATGGAAGTAAGCGCACTGACGGCTGAGGGAGTTCTGAAGCACTGGCAGGGACACAGAGGGCTGACGCGCCGGGTGATCGAGGCACTCCCGGAGGATGACCTGTTTTCGTTCTCAGTGGGGCGTATGCGGCCGTTTTCGGAGATGGCGTGGGAATTCATCCGCATGGCGGTGCCGATTGTGGATGGCGTGGCCACGGGTAAGTGGGAAGAGCTGAAGGCGGAGAAGCCCACGACCAAGAGCGAGCTGCTGCGGCTGTGGGATGAGCAGACCGCAGAGCTGGATGAGAAGTTCCCGAAGATTCCGCCGCATCGGTTCAGCGAAGTGGATGTGGCATTCGGCCAGTGGAAGAATGCAGGAATTGCGACGATTCAGTATGCGATCGACAACGAGATCCACCATCGCGGGCAGGGATATGTGTATCTGCGCGTGCTGGGGATTGAGCCTCCGCCATTTTGGGAGCGTCCGATGTAG
- a CDS encoding helix-turn-helix transcriptional regulator, translated as MYDPIMRVLTVLEILQARDHVTGAELAERLEVDLRTVQRYIVRLKDLHIPVDSSPGVGGSYRLKPGFRLPPLLLTNEEAFALSLGLRALRQIGLSAFAPATGSALEKLGRVLPDTLRDSIHTVENVIAIEPGPWVVPTSVECLIRAASAIRTSKRIRFGYQSHLEAITNRHIEPYAVLHTDGRWYLIGHCLSRKALRTFRLDRVTDLEVSAVGFRRPDDFDARSYLRERMPFVQSEYQVDVWIDMPLEEAGRMFGPMRVVAEAENGGTRLRCGRDRLEMFAALLLAMNRRIIVHSPPELSDTFRALAQRAIEVAEESRTQPLS; from the coding sequence ATGTATGACCCGATCATGCGCGTGCTCACGGTGCTGGAGATCCTCCAGGCACGCGACCATGTCACCGGGGCCGAGCTGGCCGAGCGTCTCGAAGTCGACCTGCGCACCGTGCAGCGTTACATCGTTCGCCTCAAGGACCTGCACATCCCCGTCGATTCCTCGCCCGGCGTCGGCGGCTCCTATCGCCTGAAGCCCGGCTTCCGCCTGCCGCCGCTGCTGCTCACCAATGAGGAAGCTTTTGCGTTATCCCTGGGCCTGCGCGCCTTGCGCCAGATCGGCCTCTCGGCCTTCGCTCCAGCCACGGGAAGTGCACTGGAGAAGCTGGGGCGCGTATTGCCCGACACGCTCCGCGACAGCATCCACACCGTAGAGAACGTGATCGCCATCGAGCCGGGGCCCTGGGTCGTTCCCACCTCGGTCGAATGTCTCATCCGCGCGGCCTCGGCCATCCGCACCTCGAAGAGAATCCGCTTCGGCTATCAATCGCATCTGGAAGCGATCACCAACCGCCATATCGAGCCATATGCAGTCCTCCACACCGACGGACGCTGGTACCTGATCGGTCATTGCCTCTCGCGCAAAGCGCTGCGCACATTCCGGCTCGATCGAGTCACGGACCTGGAAGTCAGCGCTGTCGGCTTTCGCCGTCCCGATGACTTCGACGCGCGCAGCTACCTGCGGGAACGCATGCCCTTCGTGCAGTCCGAATACCAGGTGGATGTATGGATCGACATGCCTCTCGAAGAGGCCGGGCGCATGTTTGGCCCCATGCGGGTAGTCGCCGAGGCGGAAAATGGAGGCACGCGCCTGCGCTGTGGCCGCGACCGGCTGGAGATGTTCGCCGCCCTGCTGCTGGCGATGAACCGCAGGATCATCGTCCACAGCCCACCCGAGTTGAGCGACACATTCCGGGCACTGGCACAGAGGGCGATAGAGGTCGCGGAGGAATCGAGGACTCAACCGCTCTCATAG
- the mscL gene encoding large conductance mechanosensitive channel protein MscL produces MLKGFRDFILRGNVIDLAVAVVVGAAFTNIVNSLVKNLLNPLIAAIVKKPDLSFLKLDLNGSNITYGTFLNDVISFVLIAAAVYFFFVLPINKLMAKFFPAKAAEPPQTRPCPECLADIPVAARRCSHCAQPVAAA; encoded by the coding sequence ATGCTGAAGGGATTTCGGGATTTTATTCTCAGGGGCAATGTGATCGATCTGGCGGTCGCCGTGGTCGTCGGTGCGGCCTTCACCAACATCGTGAATTCACTGGTGAAGAATCTGCTTAACCCGCTGATTGCAGCCATCGTCAAGAAGCCGGACCTTTCCTTCCTGAAGCTGGATCTGAATGGCAGCAACATCACTTATGGGACCTTTCTGAACGATGTAATCTCGTTCGTCCTGATCGCGGCTGCCGTCTACTTCTTCTTCGTACTGCCCATCAACAAGCTCATGGCAAAGTTCTTCCCGGCCAAGGCTGCAGAACCGCCGCAGACGCGCCCCTGCCCGGAGTGCCTGGCGGATATTCCGGTGGCGGCGAGGCGCTGCAGCCACTGCGCGCAGCCTGTGGCTGCTGCCTAG
- a CDS encoding CoA transferase subunit A, with protein MNKIVASADEAVADIPDDSILMIGGFGLCGIPENLIDALVRCHVGRNLHGLRTISNNMGVDGYGMGRMLEAGMIVAHTGSYVGENKRLEQKVLAGELDLTLIPQGTLAERIRAGGAGIPAFYTPAGVGTLVAEGKETRDFDGKPYLLERWLRADFALVKAWKGDRHGNLVYRKTARNFNPMMATAAKITIAEVEELVEPGELNPDLIHTPGIYVQRILQGPVYTKHIERRTVRQNKG; from the coding sequence TTGAACAAGATTGTTGCCTCAGCCGACGAGGCGGTTGCTGATATCCCCGATGACTCCATATTGATGATCGGCGGCTTCGGACTCTGCGGCATCCCGGAGAACCTGATCGACGCCCTGGTCCGCTGCCACGTCGGTCGCAATCTGCACGGTCTGCGGACCATCAGCAACAATATGGGAGTAGACGGCTATGGCATGGGCCGCATGCTCGAAGCAGGCATGATCGTAGCCCATACCGGCAGCTACGTCGGAGAAAACAAGCGCCTCGAGCAGAAGGTTCTCGCCGGCGAACTTGACCTAACGCTCATCCCGCAAGGTACGCTTGCCGAGCGCATCCGCGCCGGCGGCGCCGGCATTCCCGCCTTCTATACCCCGGCGGGGGTCGGCACTCTCGTCGCCGAAGGCAAGGAGACACGTGACTTCGACGGCAAACCATACCTGCTGGAACGCTGGCTGCGTGCCGACTTCGCCCTCGTCAAAGCCTGGAAAGGCGACCGCCACGGCAACCTCGTCTATCGCAAAACCGCGCGCAATTTCAATCCGATGATGGCCACGGCAGCAAAAATCACCATCGCCGAAGTGGAAGAGCTCGTCGAACCCGGCGAGCTCAACCCAGACCTCATCCACACCCCCGGCATCTACGTGCAGCGCATCCTGCAAGGCCCGGTTTACACGAAGCACATCGAGCGCAGAACCGTACGGCAGAACAAAGGATAA